One Vallitalea pronyensis genomic region harbors:
- the pfkB gene encoding 1-phosphofructokinase, whose amino-acid sequence MITTITLNPAIDRTIVVDECTLGKVHRIKSSREDIGGKGINVAKVINLLKGDTTAIGFLGYENKNKIEAFLHQEKIQADFIHIHDRTRVNTKVVDLKHRTTTEFNESGFRIHKDHIEQIKQKVVDYAKSSDYMIFSGSMPEGCPMGLYKELIALVKGDTRVVLDADGALLREGVKASPFLIKPNIHELQNTFGIKVESIRDIVKGALDIVTTFRIQWVLVSMGKDGSILVSRNKILLAKPIKVDVKSSVGAGDSMLGGFIYSYSREEDPMKALKDGTVCGTLAVTKEGTQLFNLEQVKAMQSKVIINDVSQHYLHD is encoded by the coding sequence ATGATAACGACTATCACCTTAAATCCAGCTATAGATCGTACGATTGTCGTCGATGAATGTACACTTGGGAAAGTCCATCGGATAAAATCCAGTAGAGAGGATATTGGTGGAAAGGGTATTAACGTAGCAAAAGTGATTAACCTTCTAAAGGGTGACACAACAGCTATTGGCTTTTTAGGTTATGAGAATAAAAACAAGATAGAGGCATTCTTACATCAAGAAAAGATTCAGGCAGATTTTATACACATTCACGATAGAACCCGCGTCAACACAAAAGTTGTTGATTTAAAACATAGGACCACCACTGAATTTAATGAAAGCGGTTTTCGTATTCATAAAGACCACATTGAGCAGATTAAACAGAAGGTTGTGGACTATGCTAAGTCATCGGATTATATGATATTTAGCGGAAGTATGCCTGAAGGATGTCCTATGGGGCTGTATAAGGAGCTCATAGCATTAGTAAAAGGGGATACAAGAGTGGTTCTTGATGCAGATGGTGCGCTATTGCGTGAAGGTGTGAAAGCAAGCCCTTTTCTGATTAAGCCTAATATCCATGAATTACAAAATACGTTTGGTATTAAGGTGGAATCCATAAGAGACATTGTGAAGGGTGCACTTGACATTGTGACAACGTTCCGTATCCAGTGGGTTTTGGTTTCCATGGGTAAGGATGGAAGTATTCTTGTTTCTAGAAATAAAATATTATTGGCAAAACCTATAAAAGTGGATGTCAAAAGTTCTGTAGGTGCTGGAGACTCTATGTTAGGAGGATTTATCTATTCTTATTCAAGAGAAGAAGATCCCATGAAAGCGTTAAAGGATGGAACGGTATGTGGCACACTAGCAGTAACCAAAGAAGGTACTCAATTATTTAACTTGGAACAAGTGAAAGCTATGCAGTCAAAGGTAATCATTAATGATGTAAGTCAACACTACTTACATGATTAA
- a CDS encoding DeoR/GlpR family DNA-binding transcription regulator encodes MFAEERRKEILTLLKANQSISVKELCDTLMASEATIRRDLTFLEDEGTIQRTHGGAMLSNNINVTEEPTFFQKESIYHEEKIRIAEKAFAYIEENDSVVIDSGTTTLALARLIGESNIPLVVVTNSSMVAHAIAKNEQVELYTVGGKIRLNTLATVGNLAIESLKKFNVNKSFIGSNGITIENGLTTPDLAEADVKRTMIHIAAEVFVLADSSKFNKVALCEAGPISMIDHIITDTGLDADMMDRYLRHDIDVVRV; translated from the coding sequence ATGTTTGCAGAAGAACGCAGAAAAGAAATCCTGACACTCCTTAAGGCAAATCAAAGCATATCCGTTAAGGAATTATGTGATACATTAATGGCTTCTGAAGCCACCATACGTCGGGATTTGACCTTTTTAGAGGACGAAGGGACAATCCAAAGAACCCATGGTGGTGCCATGCTTAGCAACAATATTAATGTCACAGAGGAGCCCACTTTCTTTCAAAAAGAGTCCATTTATCATGAAGAAAAAATAAGGATAGCAGAGAAAGCATTTGCATACATTGAAGAAAATGATAGTGTTGTTATCGATTCAGGAACCACAACCTTAGCGTTAGCAAGATTAATCGGAGAATCCAATATTCCGTTAGTGGTGGTTACGAATTCATCTATGGTAGCCCATGCAATAGCCAAGAATGAGCAGGTTGAACTCTATACTGTTGGTGGCAAAATTCGTTTAAATACGTTAGCAACAGTGGGTAATTTGGCCATTGAGAGTTTAAAGAAGTTCAATGTGAATAAATCCTTTATTGGAAGTAACGGTATTACCATTGAAAATGGCTTAACGACCCCTGATTTAGCAGAAGCAGATGTAAAGCGAACCATGATACATATTGCTGCTGAAGTATTTGTATTAGCTGATAGCAGTAAGTTCAATAAGGTAGCTTTATGTGAAGCAGGTCCCATTTCCATGATTGATCACATCATAACAGATACAGGATTGGACGCGGATATGATGGATCGATATTTACGTCATGACATTGACGTGGTTCGCGTCTAG
- a CDS encoding PTS sugar transporter subunit IIA produces MLINENLIDMHCQAATKEEVIRRLALLAAEAGKVNDVDKYVEAVLKREEEYSTAVGFGVAIPHGKTDAVNEPFLGFARVNQVDWKALDGHTVDIVFIIGVPSAQAGSEHLKILALISRKLMKEDFREQLRSAKTEDDLLSVLRKAIG; encoded by the coding sequence ATGTTAATCAATGAAAATTTAATCGATATGCATTGTCAAGCAGCCACTAAGGAGGAAGTCATCAGGCGTTTAGCGCTATTGGCGGCAGAAGCAGGAAAAGTAAATGATGTAGACAAATATGTTGAAGCAGTACTAAAACGTGAAGAAGAATACAGCACAGCAGTTGGCTTTGGCGTGGCAATTCCCCATGGTAAAACAGATGCTGTAAATGAACCATTTTTAGGATTTGCAAGGGTTAATCAGGTTGACTGGAAAGCTTTAGATGGGCATACGGTTGATATCGTCTTTATCATTGGTGTTCCGTCTGCTCAAGCAGGTTCAGAACATCTTAAAATTCTAGCTTTGATTTCAAGAAAGCTAATGAAAGAAGACTTTAGGGAGCAATTAAGAAGTGCAAAAACAGAAGATGACTTGTTAAGTGTACTAAGAAAAGCAATAGGATAA
- a CDS encoding GNAT family N-acetyltransferase, translated as MIQGKNIRLRMVREGDLEEILNLKNNLTERGEYGHVSLSSEHNFKKKFMDTGLWDDNAGVLLIMDKNDKLVGEIAYFKGVFYMAGYEVGYQLYRKEDRGKGYMTEALTIFSAYLFALKPIERLEICVSKGNIPSRKVAEKCGFKFEGIKRNAVFNSGSYDDLELLSLLRGECPTFSEVWDRG; from the coding sequence ATGATACAAGGAAAAAACATCAGGCTAAGAATGGTAAGAGAAGGTGACCTGGAAGAAATCCTTAACCTGAAGAATAACTTAACTGAAAGAGGAGAATATGGACATGTTAGCTTATCATCCGAACATAACTTCAAAAAAAAGTTTATGGATACAGGGCTTTGGGATGATAACGCAGGGGTACTACTTATTATGGATAAAAACGATAAATTAGTAGGGGAAATTGCATACTTTAAAGGTGTATTTTACATGGCGGGTTATGAAGTTGGGTATCAATTGTATCGAAAAGAAGATCGGGGCAAAGGCTATATGACCGAAGCGCTGACTATTTTTTCCGCTTACTTATTTGCATTAAAACCCATTGAACGGCTTGAAATTTGCGTCAGTAAAGGGAACATTCCTAGTCGTAAAGTTGCTGAAAAATGTGGTTTTAAATTTGAAGGTATAAAAAGAAACGCGGTATTTAATTCAGGATCCTATGACGACCTAGAACTTCTTTCACTCCTTAGAGGTGAATGCCCAACATTTTCAGAAGTCTGGGACAGAGGCTAG